The Candidatus Binatia bacterium DNA segment AATGTAGAACTTCTTCATAAGCAACGGCGTGATGACCATGAAGATGATGAGGAGCACCAGCACCACGTCGACCAGGGGCGTCACGTTCATCACGGGCACGACTCCCTTGCCCTTCGCGCCGACGGTCATCGCCATGGCTCAATTCCCCTGTCCCGCGTTTTCCGGCGCGGGGCCTGTGCTTCCTGGAGCGGCCCCCGTGTCTGCTGGGGCAGCCGCCGCACTTTCCTTCGCCGCCACGTCGCTCGTGGCTTCTTCTCCGGCCTTGTGGCGTTTCCCCACCAGGAACGACAGGCCGGGGAAGCCGATCTCCTGTGCCCGCGCCATGATGTCCCGCACCTCCCCGTACCTGAGGCCGGCGTCCGCACGCAGCACCAGTTTCCGGAGCGGCTCCGCGGCGTGCCGTTCGCTCAGGTACGCCGCCACACCGTCCAAGTTGTACAGCTGGTCATCGATGTAGTACTCGCCCGCTTTTGGGATTGCGACCTTCAGCGGGTCCATCGTGCCTTTGATGTCCGGGTCGGGATTGAAGATGCCGGGCAAGTCCACCTGAATGTCCTGGTTCATGCGCGGCGCCACCACCATGAAAATGATCAGCAGCACCAGCACGATGTCGACGAGCGGCGTGACGTTCATGTCGGGCTCGACATCCGCCAACCGGGCGCTGCCGCGCATCGGTCTTCTGCTCATGCCGTTACCTCCAAGCAGCCGGCGTCACGACCCTCACCGCGCCGCGACGGCCTGCCGGGAAAGCGAAGCACTGTCGGTCGCGGCCCCGCGCGCCGCGTGCACCGCACGCTCGGCGCGATCCTCGATCGTGTCCAGCAACTCCCCGGCCGCGTTCTTCAGCCGCAGCTCCTCGGTGCCGATCTTGGCTGACAAGTAATTGAACGCGAGCACGGCAGGGATGGCCACGCTCAGACCGAGTGCGGTTTCGATGAGGGCTTCGGCGATACCGG contains these protein-coding regions:
- a CDS encoding biopolymer transporter ExbD; the protein is MSRRPMRGSARLADVEPDMNVTPLVDIVLVLLIIFMVVAPRMNQDIQVDLPGIFNPDPDIKGTMDPLKVAIPKAGEYYIDDQLYNLDGVAAYLSERHAAEPLRKLVLRADAGLRYGEVRDIMARAQEIGFPGLSFLVGKRHKAGEEATSDVAAKESAAAAPADTGAAPGSTGPAPENAGQGN